From a region of the Argiope bruennichi chromosome 8, qqArgBrue1.1, whole genome shotgun sequence genome:
- the LOC129981580 gene encoding uncharacterized protein LOC129981580, with protein MALNFLPSLQHIAAVKVALTVYNDDIIHFFCEFVKKDVNYSDSFCTNWSQEKRIRQRRKEIGQKLSTLLPKLFVDRIVNILQPIVAEIFYCVRDHSNIANHIQKSHIANTLCWKSEGTIDRTETSKQLIRNESIDKRVRFVLASIYFLEQDVLQLWQSMTEEERENIYRIDFNLAVRFWVKCLRENAASPWKQWIPEYLSIDQKELRFSNFKNRSRRVRMNLFYNELNGLNKKKFLHKLCPYLSCDLRVCYYLTVETERGKIFNNSGFLLDLQIKDLLRFYLDWPLQTLFLDMVDQIWDHLTPECLEHCLCFIVYDKILKCMEDFEYQNLFKDLWNRIPDNCKEQFCRDTLICAFAMLRYDRKTSILWIGEYLEICRDLNIVDFRDV; from the coding sequence ATGGCTTTGAATTTCTTACCATCTCTACAACATATAGCAGCTGTTAAAGTGGCATTAACCGTCTATAATGACGACATTATCCACTTCTTTTGCGAATTTGTTAAGAAAGATGTAAATTACAGTGATTCATTTTGTACCAATTGGAGTCAAGAAAAACGAATAAgacaaagaagaaaagaaattggtCAGAAATTATCCACACTTCTCCCAAAATTATTCGTAGATCGAATCGTAAACATACTTCAGCCAATAGTTGCTGAAATCTTTTACTGTGTTAGAGACCATTCTAATATCGCTAACCACATTCAGAAGAGTCATATCGCGAATACTTTATGTTGGAAATCAGAAGGAACAATTGACAGAACCGAAACTTCGAAACAACTCATTCGAAACGAAAGCATCGATAAGAGAGTGCGTTTTGTTTTAGCATCTATCTACTTTTTGGAGCAAGATGTTTTGCAATTATGGCAAAGTATGACGGAGGAAGAAAGGGAAAACATTTATCGCATCGACTTTAATCTTGCTGTCAGATTTTGGGTGAAATGTTTGAGAGAAAATGCTGCTTCTCCTTGGAAACAATGGATTCCAGAATACTTAAGTATTGACCAAAAGGAACTtcgattttctaattttaaaaatagaagtagGCGCGTAAGAATGAACTTATTTTACAATGAGTTGAAcggtttgaataaaaaaaaattcttacataagTTGTGCCCTTACTTAAGTTGTGATTTACGTGTATGTTATTATTTAACTGTTGAGACTGAACGTGGCAAGATCTTTAACAATTCAGGCTTTTTATtagatttacaaataaaagatcTGCTCCGTTTCTATTTGGATTGGCCGTTACAAACCCTTTTCCTAGACATGGTAGATCAGATATGGGACCATTTAACTCCAGAATGTTTGGAACATTGCTTGTGTTTTATAGtgtatgataaaattttgaaatgtatggaAGATTTCGAATATCAGaatctttttaaagatttgtgGAATCGGATTCCCGATAATTGCAAAGAACAATTTTGCAGGGATACTCTGATTTGCGCTTTTGCAATGCTGCGTTATGACAGAAAAACGAGCATTTTATGGATTGGGGAATATCTTGAAATATGTAGAGATCTGAATATAGTAGACTTTAGAGATgtataa